CGGCCGGGCCGCGCCGCCCCCGCCAGCGGGACTGGTGATATTCATGGCCGCGCACCCGCCGCCCCCGGGGCGCCAGCAGCGTGTCCCGCGCGGCCTCCGCCTCCGCGTAGCCGAAGTTCCAGAGGCGGTCCGTCATCTCGATCCGCCCCGGCAGAAGCCCCTGCCCCACGAGGTACATGAGCCCCCCGCACTCCGCGTAGACGGGCATCCCCGCCCGGACGGCCTCCCGCAACCGCCGGTGCGGGCGCGCGCGGTACAGTTCCGGATACCCGCCCGGCAGGTACAGCGCCTGCGCGCGGCGGGGAAACTCCCCCCGCAGAGGACTGAAGAAGTCCAGCCGCGCCCCCCGCGCCTCCAGAATCTCGAGGTTCTCGGGATAAAGGAAAACGAACGCCTCGTCCCGCCCCACCCCCACGACCGCCGGAGCCCCGCGCGCCGCGGGGACGCGCTCCCGGGACGGCCGCATCCGCCGGCGCCCCAGACGAAGGAGTGCGTCGAGATCCGCCTCGATCTCGATCCTCGGCATCTTCGTCCTCTCCTCCAGGGCCAGACCCAGGTGACGCTCCGGCAGCCGGAACGCCGGATCATTCCGCACCCAGCCCAGAACCGGCGCCCGCGTGGCCTTGCGGCAAAGCTCGTAATGACCCGGCCCGCCCACGCGGTTGAAGATCACCGCGTCCGGCCGGAAGCCCCGCACGAGCGCCCCCGCCGAGGCGCCCATCGCCCACACGTCCACGACGAGCACCACCGGCAACCTCAGCCGACGGGCCACGGCGTCGGTCGGCCCGTCGTAAAGCCCCATGGCCCCTTCGACGATCGCCACCTCCGCCCCCGCCGCGCGCCGCTCGAAGGTTTCGCGCACGTCCCCCATGAGCCACGGATCCAGGACGTACGACGGACGCCCCGCCGCCGCCTCGTGGAAGAGCGGATCGATGTAATCCGGACCCGCCTTGAAGGGCTGCACCGAGTACCCGCGCCGGCGGAAGGCCTGGATGAGCCCCAGCGTCACCGTGGTCTTGCCCACCCCGCTCGCCGGTCCGGCCACCACGAAGGCGCTCGTCACAGGAGCCTCCAGATCCGCCCGAGGTCCAGGTTCGCCTCCACCGCGTCGGCCAGCCGGTCGAGTTCGCGGTCCAGGTCCCGCTCCGGGCGCGCCCGCCGCGGCGGCCAGCCGCGGCGCGCGCGAAGCGCGTTGAGGAACGCCCGCCGGAACCCCGGCCGGTCGAAGACGCCGTGAAGATAGGTCCCCCACCCGCGATCGGTGACGATCCCCTCGGGCCGTCCCCCGATCCTCGCGAACGGACGGCGCCCCGGCCCGAAGCGGGTCCGGCCGTGATGCACCTCGTATCCTTCGAGCGGCTCGCCCGTCTCGACATGCCGGCCCCGCGCCCGGACGGTGCGCTTGCGGCGCGAAAAGACCGTCTCCGCGTCGAAGATTCCGAATCCCTCCGCCCGACCGGAAGCCTCGACGCCGTCCTCGATCCGGCGCCCGAGGATCTGCAGGCCGCCGCAGATCCCGACCACGACGGGCGCCCGCCGCGCCGCTTCCTCGAACCCCCGGGCGCGCGCCCAGGCGAGGTCCGCGAGCGTCGCGCGCGTGCCGGGGAAGACGAGCGCGTCGCAGGGAACCGGGCGGTCCGCGTAGACGAGCTCCACGTCCGGCTCGCGCTGGAGGGGCTCGAAGTCCGTCGAATTCGAAAGGTGCGGCAGGCGCACGACCGCCACGCGCAGGCGGCGGCCGGAGACGCGCGCCTCGCGGGGGGTGTCCTCCTCGTCGAGCGACAGTTCCATCCACGGCAGGACGCCGGCCACGGGGACGCCCGTGCGGCGCTCGAGGTCGCGCACGGCCGGCGCGAGCGCCCGGCGCGAGCCGCGGAACTTGTTGATGACGAAGGCGGCGGGCCGGACGTCCGGCGGAAGAAGCGCGAAGGTCCCCAGGAGCGCCGCGAAGACTCCGCCGCGCTCGATGTCCCCCACGAGGAGAACGCGCGCCTTCGCCTCGCGGGCCATGCGGAGGTTGGCGATGTCCCGGCCCATGAGATTGGGCTCCGCCGGCGACCCCATCCCTTCGAGGACGACGACGTCGAACTCGCGCGCAAGCGTCTTCCAGGCGCGCCGCACGGCGGGCCAGACGTCCCGCCGCCCGGAAGGGCGTCCCCAGACGACCGCGTGGCACCGTCCCGCGCCGGGCTTGAGCAGCACGGGGTTCATCTCGACGCGCGGCTCCAGGCCCGCGGCGCGCGCCTGAAGCGCCTGGGCCCGGCCGATCTCGCGGCCGTCGGGCGTGACCGCGGAATTAAGCGACATGTTGACGGCCTTGAAGGGGGCCACGCGCACCCCCCGGCGCCGGAGGATCCGGCAGAGGGCCGCCACGAGCGTGGTCTTCCCCACGCCGCTGGCGGTTCCCTGCACCATGATCGCGGGCATGAAAAAACCGGGTCCAGTTTCCGAGCGGGGGAAACTGCACCCGGTTTTTCTTCGTTCCCCGGCCGACGGGCGGCCCTCGCGCGGGGCTCCGTCTATGTCCGCACAGGCAGGTCTTCTGGCTCCTGGATCGACTCCTCCCGGGCCTTCCCGCATGCGCAGTGGCCCGGGCCGACGGCATTCCAGTTACAGCGGCGGGACCGCCCCCGGCTTTCACGGGGTTCCCTATTAAGCCCGAAACGGGCGCCTGTGCCGTTCCCTATCATAGGCCCGGCCCGCGCCGGGTCAACCCTTTCGAACCCGCCGCGCCGCCTCCACCATCGCCCGCAGGGCCGGCTCCGCCTCTTCCCACCGCCGCGTCTTGAGCCCGCAATCCGGATTCACCCAGAGCCGGCCGGCCTCCACGAACTCCAGCGCCTTGCGGATCCGCGCCTCGATCTCCCCGGCCGGGGGAACCCGCGGCGAATGAACATCGTACACCCCCGGACCCACCCCGTTGGGGTAACGGAACTCGCGGAACGCCGAAAGAAGCTCCATCCCCGACCGGGAACACTCGATCGAAAGAACGTCCGCGTCCATCTCCGCCACCGCCGGCAGAATCTCCCGGAAATCGGCGTAGCACATGTGCGTGTGGATCTGGGTTTCGTCCCGGACTCCCCCCGAGACGATCCGGAAGGCCTCGACCGCCCAGCGCAGATACTCCGGCCGCTCGGCCGCCCGCAGAGGCAGCCCCTCCCTCAACGCGGGTTCGTCGATCTGAACGGCGCGGATCCCCGCGGCCTCGAGCTCCAGCACTTCCTCCCGCAGCGCATGGGCGATCTCGAAGGCGATCTCCCGCCGCGGCCGGTCCTCCCGGACGAACGACCATTGAAGGATCGTCACCGGCCCCGTCAGCATTCCTTTCACCGGACGGGCGGAGCGCGACTGCGCGTACTCGGCCCATTCGACCGTCATCGGCCCCTTGCGGCGCACGGGCCCATGCAGAATCGGCGGCTTCACGACGCGCGATCCGTAGCTCTGAACCCACCCGTGCTCGGTCACCGCGAAGCCCTCGAGCCGCTCGGCGAAATACTCGACCATGTCTCCCCGCTCGAACTCCCCGTGAACCAGAAGATCCAGGCCGATCTCCTCCTGAAGCCGGATCGCGCGGTCGATGCGCTCCCGGAGGAATTTCCGGTACCGTTCGGCCGACCACCGTCCCGACCGGAACGCCGCCCGGGCGGCTCGGACGTCCGGCGTCTGCGGAAGGGACCCGATCGTGGTCGTGGGCAGCTCCGGAAGACCGAGGGCGCGCGCCTGAAGGGGGCGCCGGACGGAATAGGGCGAATTCCGGCGCGTCCGGACTCCGGCGGGCGGCGGGGCCGGCGCGGGACGGCCGAGCGCTTCCCTCGCGCGCGCCGCCTGCTCGAGCTCCGCGCGGACCGCCTGCGGACCCTCGTTGAGGGCCCGCGCCAGAAGGGACACTTCTTCCAGCTTCTCCTGCGCGAAGGCGAGCGCGCGCCGCAGTTCCGGCGGCAGCCCCCGCTCCCGGGCGGCCTCCAGCGGCACATGCATCAGACTGCACGACGGCGCCACCTGAAGGCTGTCCGATCCGCGTTTCTCTCGAGCCAGGGTCAGAACCACCTGGGCGCGCAGAAGGTCCGTCCGCCAGATGTTCCGGCCGTCCACCAGACCGAGCGACAGAACCCGTCCCGGCGGCGCCTCCGCGAGGATCTGGTCGATCTCCTCCGCGCCGCGCACCAGGTCGACGTGCCACCCGGCCACCGGCAGTTCCAGCGCCGGCCCGAGGTTCTCGCCGAGCCTTCCGAAATACGACGCCAGAAGGATCTTGAGCCGGCCGGACACGCCCGCCAGGCGCCCGTACGCCCGACGCAGCGCTTCGGCGCGGCCCGGCTCGGCGTCCAGAACCAGGCACGGCTCATCCATTTGAACCCACTCGGCTCCCGCGTCGGCCAGCCGCGCCAGGACGTCCTCGTAGACGTCCAGCAGGCCGTCCAGGCGTTCCCACCGACCCGGCCCCCCTCCCGGAACTTCCTTGCCCAGCCGCAGAAACGTGACCGGGCCGAGAAGAACCGGCCGCGTGCGGATTCCCATCGAGAGCGCTTCCAGAAATTCGTCCACGGGCTTGACCGATCCGAGCCGGAAGCGCAGATCCGGCTCGAATTCCGGCACGAGGTAGTGATAGTTCGTGTCGAACCACTTGGTCATTTCGAGCGGCGCCGGCGCCCCCGGGCCGCCGCGGGCCATCGCGAAATAGGTTTCGAGACCGATCCGCCCCCCCTCTCCTCCTCCGAACCGCCGGGGGATCGCCCCCACCAGCGCGGCCGTGTCGAGGACGTGGTCGTACAGCGAAAAGTCGTTCGACGGGACGACCTCGATCCCGGCCCGGAGCTGAGTCTCCCACCGGGAGCGCCGAAGGGCGCGGGCGGTCCGCAGGAGATCCTCCGCCCGCGACGCGCCCGACCAGAAATCCTCGAGCGCCTTCTTGAGTTCCCTTCGAGGCCCGAGACGCGGAAAACCGAGATTGGCGGCGCGGATCATGGCGAAATCTCCCGATCAGAACGATTCGTCCAGCGACACGGACCCGGCGACGCCGACCTGGTAGGCCGAAACGCGCCGCTCGAAAAAGTTGGTCACCTCCGGGGCGTCCTGAAGTTCGATGAACGGAAAGGGGTTCCTCGAGCCGTACCGCGGCGGCAGGCCGCACTGAACGAGCCGGCGGTCCGCCACGTACTCGAGATAGCGCCGCAGGTCGGACTCCGAAAGGCCCGCGACTCCGCCCCCGAGGAGATCCCGGGCGAACTGCGTTTCGGCGTCCACGGCTTCCTCGAGCATCCGGACGACCTCGCCCGGCATGGCCCCGTCGAAAAGCCCGGGCTCCTCCCGCCGCACCGTGTCGGCGACGGCGAACGCGAAATCGACGTGGAGGCTTTCGTCCCGGAAAACCCAGTTCGTCCCCGCGGCCAGGCCGTGCAGCAGTCCTTTGGAACGCAGGAACCACACGTACGCGAAGGCCGCGAAGAAGAAGAGCCCTTCGACCGCCCCCGCGAACGTCAGCAGATTGAGCAGGAACTTCCGGCGATCCTCGCGCGTCCGGAGGACCTCCAGGGCGTAGATCGAATCCATCCACCGGCGGCAGAATTCCGCCTTGCGCCGGATGGAGGGAACGGTTTCGACCGCCGCGAAGGCGGCATGGCGCTCGTCCGGATGCGGGATGTAGGCGTCCAGGAGCGTCAGGTAGAACTGCACGTGGAGCGCCTCCTCGAAGATCTGGCGCGAAAGAAAAAGCCGCGCTTCCGGCGCGTTGACGTGCCGGTAAAGGTTGAGCGCCACGTTGTGGGCCACGAGGGTGTCTCCCGTGGCGAAGAAGGCGACCAGCCGGCGGATGAGGTGCCGCTCGGGTCCCGTGAGGCGCGCGCGGAGATCCTCGACGTCGGTGGCGAAATCCACTTCTTCCACCGTCCAGGTGTTCCGGATCGCCTTCCGGTACATGTCGTAGAACAGCGGGTACTTCATGGGGCGCAGGGTCAGCTCCAGTCCGGGATCCAAAAGCATCGGCGCACGCTCCTTTCTCGGCTCACTGGCAGGCTTCGCACGACTCGGGGTTTTCGAGGGAACAGGAGACGGCCCCGGATCCCCCCGGAGCGCCCGGCACCGTGGCCTTGGCGATGCGGGTAGCCGGCCGGGACCGCAGGTAGTAGGTGGTCTTGAGGCCCTTCTTCCAGGCGTAGAAGTACATCGACGAGAGCTTCCCGATCGTCGGGGTTTCGACGAAGAGATTCAGCGACTGGCTCTGGTCCACGAACGGCGCCCGGTCGGCCGCCATGTCCAGAAGCGATTTCATGGGGATCTCCCAGGCCGTCCGGAACCGGCGGCGGATCTCCGGGGGAATCTCGGAGATCTCCTGAACGGAGCCGTCGGCCGCCTTCAGCCGGGCGCGGATCTCCTCGGTCCAGAGGCCCCGCTCGCGGAGCTCTTCGACGAGGTATCGATTCACCTGGAGGAAGTCGCCGGAAAGCGTCTCCCGTTTGAAGAGGTTGGACGCCTGGGGTTCGATGCACTCGCCGACCCCGGCGATCGAGCCGAGCGTGGCCGTGGGGGCGATGGCCACGAGGAGCGAATTCCGCAGCCCGTGCGCCCGGATGCGGGCCCGAAGCTCCTCCCAGCGGGCGGGTTCCTCGGGAGCGACGCCCCAGAGATCGAACTGGAGGATTCCCTGCGCGGCGCGGGTTTCCGGAAAAGCGGGGTGCGGGCCGCGCTCTCGGGCCAGGGCGCAGGAGGCGTCGAGCGCCGCATAGTAGATTTCCTCCTGGATGCGCCGGGACAGGCGGCGCGCCTCGGGGTCGTCGAAGGCCAGTTTCAGGCGGAAGAAGACGTCCTGGAGGCCCATGATCCCCAGCCCCACCGGGCGCCACCGGGCGTTGGCCCGCGCCGCCGAAGGGATGGGATAGAAGGTGCGGTCGATCACGCGGTCGAGCTGCCGGACCGCCCGGCGGACGGTGCGCCCGAGCCGTTCGAAGTCGAAGCCTCCGCCGGCGACGTGCCGCGCGAGGTTGACGGACCCGAGGTTGCAGACGGCGGTTTCCTCGGCGGAAGTGACCTCGAGAATCTCCGTGCAGAGGTTGGAAAGATGGACGACCGCCCCGGGCCGGCCGGTCTGGTTGCACTTGGCGTTGGCGGCGTCCTTGAAGCAGATCCATCCGTTGCCGGTTTCCGCGAGCGTGCGCATCATGCGGGCGTAGAGGTCGCGCGCCCGGAGGGCGCGGGCGGCCAGGCCGCGCGCCTCGGCCTCCTCGTACGCCGCTTCGAACTCCGCACCCCAGAGGTCCGGCAGGTGCGGCACGCGCTTGGGGTCGAAGAGGGACCAGGAGCCGTCGGCCTCGACGCGCTTCATGAAAAGGTCCGGGACCCACAAGGCCAGGTTGATCGTCCGCGCGCGCCGCCCCTCGTCGCCCGTCGAATCGCGGAGTTCCAGGAATTCCTCGATGTCCGCGTGCCAGGGCTCCAGATAGACGCAGCAGGCGCCCTTGCGCTTGCCGCCCTGGTTGACGGCCGCGACGGAGGCGTCGAGCGTCTTGAGGAAGGGGACGATGCCGTTGGAGACGCCGTTGGTCCCGCGGATGAGGGACCCGCGGGAGCGGACGCGGTGAAAGGCGAGGCCGACGCCGCCGGCGTGCTTGGAGAGAAGCGCCACGTCCGTGTAGGCGCGGTAGATGGATTCCAGATCGTCCTGGGGGGAATCGAGAAGGAAGCAGGAGGAGAGCTGCTCGCGGCGCGTGCCGGCGTTGAAGAGCGTGGGCGAGCTGGGCAGGTAGTCGAGGGAGGAGAAAAGATCGTAAAGGTCGATCGCCTCGGCCGGCGAGTCGGCCAGGGCGCACGCCACGCGCAGGAAGAGGTACTGGGGCGTCTCGAGGACCCGGCGGGTTTCGGGGTGGCGCAGGAGGTAGCGGTCGGCGAGGGTCCGCAGACCGAAGTACTCCAGAAGATCGGTGCGGGCCGGATCCACGGCGTCGTTGAGTTTGCGGGCGTAGCCGGCGACGAAGTCGGCCAGGCGGTCGTGGACGAGGCCCGCGCGGTGGGCGGCGGCCACGGACTGGGAGAAGGAGTGAATCTCCTGGCCGGTCACCTCCTTGTCCACGTAGACCGCCAGG
This genomic interval from Planctomycetota bacterium contains the following:
- a CDS encoding ribonucleotide-diphosphate reductase subunit beta; this encodes MLLDPGLELTLRPMKYPLFYDMYRKAIRNTWTVEEVDFATDVEDLRARLTGPERHLIRRLVAFFATGDTLVAHNVALNLYRHVNAPEARLFLSRQIFEEALHVQFYLTLLDAYIPHPDERHAAFAAVETVPSIRRKAEFCRRWMDSIYALEVLRTREDRRKFLLNLLTFAGAVEGLFFFAAFAYVWFLRSKGLLHGLAAGTNWVFRDESLHVDFAFAVADTVRREEPGLFDGAMPGEVVRMLEEAVDAETQFARDLLGGGVAGLSESDLRRYLEYVADRRLVQCGLPPRYGSRNPFPFIELQDAPEVTNFFERRVSAYQVGVAGSVSLDESF
- the metE gene encoding 5-methyltetrahydropteroyltriglutamate--homocysteine S-methyltransferase encodes the protein MIRAANLGFPRLGPRRELKKALEDFWSGASRAEDLLRTARALRRSRWETQLRAGIEVVPSNDFSLYDHVLDTAALVGAIPRRFGGGEGGRIGLETYFAMARGGPGAPAPLEMTKWFDTNYHYLVPEFEPDLRFRLGSVKPVDEFLEALSMGIRTRPVLLGPVTFLRLGKEVPGGGPGRWERLDGLLDVYEDVLARLADAGAEWVQMDEPCLVLDAEPGRAEALRRAYGRLAGVSGRLKILLASYFGRLGENLGPALELPVAGWHVDLVRGAEEIDQILAEAPPGRVLSLGLVDGRNIWRTDLLRAQVVLTLAREKRGSDSLQVAPSCSLMHVPLEAARERGLPPELRRALAFAQEKLEEVSLLARALNEGPQAVRAELEQAARAREALGRPAPAPPPAGVRTRRNSPYSVRRPLQARALGLPELPTTTIGSLPQTPDVRAARAAFRSGRWSAERYRKFLRERIDRAIRLQEEIGLDLLVHGEFERGDMVEYFAERLEGFAVTEHGWVQSYGSRVVKPPILHGPVRRKGPMTVEWAEYAQSRSARPVKGMLTGPVTILQWSFVREDRPRREIAFEIAHALREEVLELEAAGIRAVQIDEPALREGLPLRAAERPEYLRWAVEAFRIVSGGVRDETQIHTHMCYADFREILPAVAEMDADVLSIECSRSGMELLSAFREFRYPNGVGPGVYDVHSPRVPPAGEIEARIRKALEFVEAGRLWVNPDCGLKTRRWEEAEPALRAMVEAARRVRKG
- a CDS encoding cobyrinate a,c-diamide synthase, translating into MTSAFVVAGPASGVGKTTVTLGLIQAFRRRGYSVQPFKAGPDYIDPLFHEAAAGRPSYVLDPWLMGDVRETFERRAAGAEVAIVEGAMGLYDGPTDAVARRLRLPVVLVVDVWAMGASAGALVRGFRPDAVIFNRVGGPGHYELCRKATRAPVLGWVRNDPAFRLPERHLGLALEERTKMPRIEIEADLDALLRLGRRRMRPSRERVPAARGAPAVVGVGRDEAFVFLYPENLEILEARGARLDFFSPLRGEFPRRAQALYLPGGYPELYRARPHRRLREAVRAGMPVYAECGGLMYLVGQGLLPGRIEMTDRLWNFGYAEAEAARDTLLAPRGRRVRGHEYHQSRWRGRRGPAAWRIGARLEGYARGNLHASYVHVHFAGAPECAERFVESARRWGGNLS
- a CDS encoding cobyric acid synthase translates to MPAIMVQGTASGVGKTTLVAALCRILRRRGVRVAPFKAVNMSLNSAVTPDGREIGRAQALQARAAGLEPRVEMNPVLLKPGAGRCHAVVWGRPSGRRDVWPAVRRAWKTLAREFDVVVLEGMGSPAEPNLMGRDIANLRMAREAKARVLLVGDIERGGVFAALLGTFALLPPDVRPAAFVINKFRGSRRALAPAVRDLERRTGVPVAGVLPWMELSLDEEDTPREARVSGRRLRVAVVRLPHLSNSTDFEPLQREPDVELVYADRPVPCDALVFPGTRATLADLAWARARGFEEAARRAPVVVGICGGLQILGRRIEDGVEASGRAEGFGIFDAETVFSRRKRTVRARGRHVETGEPLEGYEVHHGRTRFGPGRRPFARIGGRPEGIVTDRGWGTYLHGVFDRPGFRRAFLNALRARRGWPPRRARPERDLDRELDRLADAVEANLDLGRIWRLL
- a CDS encoding ribonucleoside-diphosphate reductase subunit alpha; this translates as MSAVDTAAPRMRVRKRNGSLEPVDVTKIVRAVARSCGGLVRVDPLRVATQTISGLYDGATTRELDELSIRTAASLVVEEPEYGRLAARLLAVYVDKEVTGQEIHSFSQSVAAAHRAGLVHDRLADFVAGYARKLNDAVDPARTDLLEYFGLRTLADRYLLRHPETRRVLETPQYLFLRVACALADSPAEAIDLYDLFSSLDYLPSSPTLFNAGTRREQLSSCFLLDSPQDDLESIYRAYTDVALLSKHAGGVGLAFHRVRSRGSLIRGTNGVSNGIVPFLKTLDASVAAVNQGGKRKGACCVYLEPWHADIEEFLELRDSTGDEGRRARTINLALWVPDLFMKRVEADGSWSLFDPKRVPHLPDLWGAEFEAAYEEAEARGLAARALRARDLYARMMRTLAETGNGWICFKDAANAKCNQTGRPGAVVHLSNLCTEILEVTSAEETAVCNLGSVNLARHVAGGGFDFERLGRTVRRAVRQLDRVIDRTFYPIPSAARANARWRPVGLGIMGLQDVFFRLKLAFDDPEARRLSRRIQEEIYYAALDASCALARERGPHPAFPETRAAQGILQFDLWGVAPEEPARWEELRARIRAHGLRNSLLVAIAPTATLGSIAGVGECIEPQASNLFKRETLSGDFLQVNRYLVEELRERGLWTEEIRARLKAADGSVQEISEIPPEIRRRFRTAWEIPMKSLLDMAADRAPFVDQSQSLNLFVETPTIGKLSSMYFYAWKKGLKTTYYLRSRPATRIAKATVPGAPGGSGAVSCSLENPESCEACQ